The following proteins come from a genomic window of Achromobacter deleyi:
- a CDS encoding EAL domain-containing protein — protein sequence MTLLAACRALVLDDHPLQCLALRDLLRQAGVGHVDTIESAAAALECLRDARYDLVLTDIRMPGMDGAQFIRELAGLTRPPMLAVVTGCERALANSIGLMAREIGLPLLGVFVKPVTDEQIAGMVAQWHARASGRAAARPGGAGYAPTRDEVVAALRDGDIQAWFQPKQSLASGAIVGAEALARWRHRDQGLLMPGAFLPAVRRHGLEHELLIRMLDDSLAASGAWRRAGFRIPVSINLPVRLLDRPRLPDELLGRVVGRRLAAEDFTFELLEDDMTVAPGNYHMGASRLRLQGFGLAQDDFGKGYSSLYSLISTPFTELKIDRAFVHGAPADEARAAALLSAAQLGRQLGLRVTAEGVETEEERQLLRRIGCDCAQGFLISPAVDPAAFSALLGAQPLFHHPIPLTNPRDPREPVGAPRMARRRPGASGQ from the coding sequence ATGACCTTGCTGGCTGCCTGCCGGGCGCTGGTCCTGGACGATCATCCGCTGCAGTGCCTGGCGCTGCGCGACCTGCTGCGGCAGGCCGGCGTCGGCCACGTCGACACCATCGAGAGCGCCGCCGCCGCGCTCGAATGCCTGCGCGACGCGCGCTACGACCTGGTACTGACGGACATCCGCATGCCCGGCATGGACGGCGCGCAGTTCATCCGCGAGCTGGCCGGACTGACGCGGCCGCCGATGCTGGCGGTCGTCACGGGATGCGAGCGTGCGCTGGCCAACAGCATTGGCTTGATGGCCCGGGAAATCGGCCTGCCGCTGCTGGGCGTCTTCGTCAAACCGGTCACGGACGAGCAGATCGCCGGCATGGTGGCGCAGTGGCATGCCCGGGCATCGGGGCGGGCGGCGGCGCGGCCCGGTGGCGCGGGCTACGCGCCGACGCGCGACGAGGTGGTGGCGGCCTTGCGCGATGGCGACATCCAGGCCTGGTTCCAGCCCAAGCAGTCGCTGGCGTCAGGCGCCATCGTCGGGGCCGAGGCGCTGGCGCGCTGGCGCCATCGCGACCAGGGCCTGTTGATGCCGGGCGCGTTCCTGCCGGCGGTGCGCCGCCACGGCCTGGAGCATGAACTGCTGATCCGCATGCTCGACGACAGCCTCGCGGCCAGCGGCGCCTGGCGCCGCGCGGGCTTTCGCATCCCGGTCTCGATCAACCTGCCGGTGCGCCTGCTGGACCGGCCGCGGCTGCCGGATGAATTGCTCGGGCGGGTCGTTGGGCGCCGCCTGGCGGCCGAGGATTTCACCTTCGAGTTGCTGGAAGACGACATGACGGTGGCGCCGGGCAATTATCATATGGGCGCCAGCCGGCTGCGGCTGCAGGGCTTCGGCCTGGCGCAGGACGACTTCGGCAAGGGCTACAGCTCGCTCTACAGCCTGATCTCGACGCCTTTCACCGAATTGAAGATCGATCGCGCCTTCGTCCACGGAGCCCCCGCGGACGAGGCCCGCGCGGCCGCGTTGCTGTCCGCGGCGCAGCTCGGACGGCAACTCGGGCTGCGGGTCACCGCCGAGGGCGTCGAAACCGAGGAAGAACGGCAACTCTTGCGGCGCATCGGCTGCGATTGCGCGCAGGGCTTCCTGATCTCGCCGGCGGTGGACCCGGCGGCGTTCAGTGCGTTGCTGGGCGCGCAGCCCCTTTTCCATCACCCGATTCCACTAACGAATCCCCGCGACCCGCGTGAGCCGGTCGGCGCTCCGCGCATGGCGCGGCGCCGGCCGGGCGCTTCCGGGCAATGA
- the mnmH gene encoding tRNA 2-selenouridine(34) synthase MnmH — translation MKHLLAGLDRLDDFDDIIDVRTPLEYADDHLPGALNAPVFSNEERARVGTLYRQSPFEATRLGAALAARNIANHLDSTFADRPQSWRPLVYCWRGGKRSGSMTVMFNMIGWRARQLDGGYKTYRRATLEALDALPTGLRFVVLTGPTGSGKTRLLHALAQAGAQTLDLEALAAHRGSLLGARPGVPQPTQKGFDTQLAARLRALDADRPVFVEAESRKIGAVALPDTLLAALHQGACVAVSASREDRARFLQQDYAQLFDDPAGFKSQLQRLVGLHSRDTVGGWLRLVDEGRRTELARELIDRHYDPAYARSSQAHFTRLPQALPVVFRPNDDDVVAQARALLHALG, via the coding sequence TTGAAACACCTGTTGGCCGGTTTGGACCGGCTCGATGACTTCGACGACATCATCGACGTGCGCACGCCGCTCGAGTATGCCGATGACCACCTCCCCGGCGCCCTGAACGCGCCGGTGTTCAGCAATGAAGAACGGGCCCGCGTCGGCACGCTGTATCGCCAATCGCCGTTCGAGGCCACGCGCCTGGGCGCCGCGCTGGCCGCGCGCAACATCGCCAACCATCTGGACAGCACCTTCGCCGATCGCCCGCAAAGCTGGCGTCCCCTGGTGTATTGCTGGCGCGGCGGCAAGCGCTCGGGCTCCATGACGGTGATGTTCAACATGATCGGCTGGCGCGCGCGCCAGCTCGACGGCGGCTACAAGACCTACCGCCGCGCCACCCTCGAGGCCCTGGACGCCCTGCCCACGGGGCTGCGCTTCGTGGTGCTGACCGGCCCCACCGGCAGCGGCAAGACGCGGCTGCTGCACGCCCTGGCGCAGGCCGGCGCGCAGACGCTGGACCTGGAGGCGCTGGCGGCGCATCGCGGCTCGCTGCTGGGCGCCCGGCCGGGTGTGCCGCAGCCGACGCAGAAAGGCTTCGACACGCAGTTGGCGGCGCGGCTGCGCGCGCTGGACGCGGACCGGCCCGTGTTCGTCGAGGCCGAGAGCCGCAAGATCGGCGCGGTGGCGCTGCCCGACACGCTGCTGGCCGCCCTGCACCAGGGCGCCTGCGTGGCCGTCAGCGCCAGCCGCGAAGACCGCGCGCGGTTCTTGCAACAGGACTACGCGCAGCTATTCGATGATCCGGCCGGCTTCAAGTCGCAGTTGCAGCGCCTGGTCGGGCTGCACAGCCGCGACACCGTCGGCGGCTGGCTGCGCCTGGTCGACGAAGGCCGCCGCACCGAACTGGCGCGTGAACTCATCGACCGCCACTACGACCCGGCCTACGCCCGCAGCAGCCAGGCGCACTTCACGCGCCTGCCGCAGGCGCTGCCGGTGGTGTTCCGCCCCAACGACGACGACGTCGTGGCGCAGGCGCGCGCGCTGCTGCACGCGCTGGGCTGA
- a CDS encoding ATP-binding protein: MLLLHLFAVALAGCILVGTALYAYGAFTAEVSKYRRRMNAGAYNAQLYFDQREALLRSVAASTVRNSRRLPLSQTPQTLGPSGQVRVAPLADAGGAFEWALILTPRDRVNVAQLRAHIVYVSPSGAAATRLALPADGGAAPMSADTARWLAQALRLRSARPGPDGRTPIVWLRPPMDAANRLFLYTPADVAGEERTWIGLEVGGLGAVLDPVECASGEASYALYDGDDAMALHGGKLPPRVEETPAYLSHDSFRLRGAGWWPQTLVLVKSVGEAGWRLAYYVPISDLIEDGAPAFQAAAGVALALLVAVLLAVRHLRNHLVKPAQRQYAALVDSVALNRKIVEVAPVGLCLLRRADGAVLLSNAAARQWLGERDHWRETLSRAGAETGGEECTLENGRSAYVAFAATTYQSEDVVLCGISDITAQKKVEHALRQAKLATDQASASKAMFFATISHEIRTPLYGILGTLELLAMSGLSAPQRQYLDTIQQSSSTLLRTINGTLDLSRIEAGREELEIGAFSPAELVEQVVANYAARAAAKGLTLYALTEVGMPLTLRGDAVRIQQILNNLVSNAVKFTEAGRVVLRACVAATGEPGQVRLRFQVADTGPGIREDHRARLFEPYFRVPAGQGGDSGGTGLGLTICRRLSDLMDGGLSVVSEEGLGTSIAFCLTLAADEPVGAAPVTLAPRPVYVDGAVPEVVDNVRGWLSACGAVALPYRQAGDAAGSADAVLVRTWPPSTPAPRWRQRQVRVWAPGASQDAFLADAADGVASASDPVSICRAVRMAQDGAEPGAPGVAGAASRSLELRVLVVEDNAINQRILREQLEHLGCAVTLASQGDEALRRWRAQPFDLVLTDLNMPVLDGYQLARALRDAGHAGPIIGLTSGSSAEIAQRGLAAGMDQVLGKPLPFLVLAQTLHGIAKDPA; this comes from the coding sequence ATGCTGTTGCTGCACCTGTTCGCCGTCGCGCTCGCGGGCTGCATCCTGGTGGGGACCGCGCTGTACGCCTACGGGGCGTTCACCGCCGAAGTCTCGAAGTACCGCCGCCGCATGAATGCCGGCGCCTACAACGCCCAGTTGTATTTCGATCAGCGCGAGGCGCTGCTGCGTTCCGTGGCCGCCTCGACCGTGCGCAACAGCCGCCGCCTGCCGTTGTCGCAGACGCCGCAAACGCTCGGTCCGTCCGGCCAGGTCAGGGTGGCGCCGCTGGCCGATGCCGGCGGCGCCTTTGAATGGGCGCTGATCCTCACGCCGCGAGACCGCGTCAACGTGGCGCAATTGCGCGCCCACATCGTCTATGTGTCGCCGTCCGGCGCCGCCGCCACGCGGCTGGCGCTGCCGGCCGATGGCGGCGCCGCGCCGATGTCCGCCGACACCGCCCGCTGGCTGGCGCAGGCGCTGCGGCTGCGCAGCGCGCGGCCGGGGCCCGACGGCCGCACGCCGATCGTCTGGCTGCGGCCGCCGATGGATGCGGCCAATCGCCTGTTCCTCTATACGCCGGCCGATGTCGCGGGCGAGGAACGCACCTGGATCGGGCTCGAGGTGGGCGGCCTGGGCGCGGTGCTGGACCCGGTGGAGTGCGCCAGCGGCGAGGCCAGCTATGCGCTGTATGACGGCGACGACGCCATGGCCCTGCATGGCGGCAAGCTGCCGCCGCGGGTCGAGGAGACGCCGGCCTACCTGTCACACGATTCGTTCCGCCTGCGCGGCGCGGGCTGGTGGCCGCAGACGCTGGTGCTGGTCAAGTCGGTGGGCGAGGCGGGCTGGCGGCTGGCCTATTACGTGCCGATCAGCGACCTGATCGAGGATGGCGCGCCGGCGTTCCAGGCGGCCGCGGGCGTGGCGCTGGCGCTGCTGGTGGCGGTGCTGCTGGCGGTGCGCCATCTGCGCAACCACCTGGTGAAGCCGGCGCAGCGGCAATACGCGGCGCTGGTGGACAGCGTGGCGCTCAATCGCAAGATCGTCGAGGTGGCGCCGGTCGGCCTGTGCCTGTTGCGGCGCGCCGATGGCGCCGTGCTGCTGTCGAACGCCGCCGCCCGCCAGTGGCTGGGCGAACGGGACCACTGGCGCGAGACGCTGTCGCGGGCGGGCGCCGAGACCGGCGGCGAGGAGTGCACGCTGGAGAACGGCCGCAGCGCCTACGTGGCGTTCGCCGCCACCACCTATCAATCCGAGGACGTCGTGCTGTGCGGCATCAGCGACATCACGGCGCAGAAGAAGGTCGAGCACGCGCTGCGCCAGGCCAAGCTGGCCACCGACCAAGCCAGCGCATCGAAGGCAATGTTCTTCGCCACCATCAGCCATGAAATCCGCACGCCGCTCTACGGCATCCTTGGCACGCTCGAACTGCTGGCCATGAGCGGCCTGAGCGCGCCGCAGCGGCAGTACCTGGACACGATCCAGCAATCGTCGTCGACGCTGCTGCGCACCATCAACGGCACGCTGGACCTGTCGCGCATCGAGGCCGGCCGCGAGGAACTGGAGATCGGCGCGTTCTCGCCGGCCGAGCTGGTCGAGCAGGTGGTGGCCAACTACGCGGCGCGCGCCGCCGCCAAGGGGCTGACCCTGTACGCGCTGACCGAGGTCGGGATGCCGCTGACATTGCGCGGCGATGCGGTGCGCATCCAGCAGATCCTCAACAATCTGGTCTCCAACGCGGTCAAGTTCACCGAGGCCGGCCGCGTGGTGCTGCGCGCCTGCGTCGCCGCCACCGGCGAGCCGGGACAGGTGCGGCTGCGGTTCCAGGTGGCCGACACCGGCCCGGGCATCCGCGAAGACCACCGCGCGCGCTTGTTCGAGCCGTATTTCCGCGTCCCGGCGGGGCAGGGCGGCGACAGCGGCGGCACCGGGCTGGGGCTGACGATCTGCCGGCGCCTGTCGGACCTGATGGACGGCGGGCTGTCGGTGGTCAGCGAGGAAGGGCTGGGCACCAGCATCGCGTTCTGCCTGACGCTGGCCGCGGACGAGCCTGTCGGCGCTGCGCCGGTCACGCTGGCGCCGCGGCCGGTGTATGTCGACGGCGCGGTGCCCGAAGTGGTCGACAACGTGCGCGGCTGGCTGAGCGCGTGCGGCGCGGTCGCGCTGCCGTACCGCCAGGCGGGCGACGCCGCCGGGTCGGCGGACGCGGTGCTGGTGCGGACCTGGCCGCCGTCGACGCCGGCGCCGCGGTGGCGACAACGGCAGGTCAGGGTGTGGGCGCCCGGCGCGAGCCAGGACGCCTTCCTGGCCGATGCGGCCGACGGCGTGGCGAGCGCGTCCGATCCCGTCAGCATCTGCCGCGCCGTGCGCATGGCGCAGGACGGCGCCGAGCCCGGCGCGCCCGGCGTGGCGGGGGCCGCCTCGCGCTCGCTGGAGCTGCGGGTGCTGGTGGTGGAGGACAACGCTATCAATCAGCGGATCCTGCGCGAGCAGCTGGAACACCTGGGCTGCGCGGTGACGCTGGCGAGCCAGGGCGACGAGGCCTTGCGGCGGTGGCGCGCGCAGCCGTTCGACCTGGTGCTGACCGACCTGAACATGCCCGTGCTCGATGGCTACCAGCTGGCGCGGGCGCTGCGCGACGCGGGCCACGCCGGCCCGATCATCGGCCTGACGTCGGGTTCGAGCGCCGAAATCGCGCAGCGCGGGCTGGCCGCGGGCATGGATCAGGTGCTGGGCAAGCCGTTGCCCTTCCTGGTGCTGGCGCAGACCCTGCACGGGATCGCCAAGGATCCGGCATGA
- a CDS encoding hybrid sensor histidine kinase/response regulator: MNIVLFAILSLLLVLGGVLYWGGQRILQQEEEKLRTDFTVLAGYIHAHETVLQGLYAQGLNPDGRRLVASTRVSETAGFERASWAFYDGQHAIAAMPFSLLCQSPDACPVAGGVFTGIGDYLSDFYATRWAASVYPAAPLFVISPSQQLSMSVPAIATMSGYEPLTRQTFLAVVDAVQRAGGASDPEDRSDSEGPSVLWVRDKHLPDAMVGMLPVMLPLNARGAEPATRRNVYAVSLLSRGRVSISERIRQMPLFDRFWLVRQGGEVLLGEGAPPVMGPGFHFGRDGLLLRIADKSGQWTGYYQLAYSGFFRANMWLPAAVLLMLGLGLAAGCGYLFWYNRRVIHPAETAHLDMVESEEFNRTVLDTAPVALCVLSRLEGRIVFGNALAAQWLDIGVGEQLRDSAETNKLLRQVLGASGPGTLETFRTHDGRTLFVAFAPTRYKKQDVVLCAFADISARAEMEQTLAQAKQQADRANEAKSTFLATMSHEIRTPLYGVLGTLEVLSLTPLNEAQRRHVDRIQDSSVILQQLISDILDITKIESGQLALQREGFDPRELVENCIASYAGVAERKGLVIYSGIDTATPAWVMGDGGRIRQILNNLVNNAIKFTDSGHVVARLRADALEGGRARLHFQVVDSGVGIREQDQACLFEPFYQIDGGSHLVRGAGIGLSICARLAALMGTAIQVTSEPGLGSSFSIAIELDLAEAPPGPSPRLHGLRVYVRSARRALSVNLCEWLEHWGAQASVAPASLSPVEAGERVLLDVQIGGDAAAPIEWDGPVVVAGGQDEAGTALHRADRHYLNSIGFALERWASGDAAVATRQAAAPHYAPLNLRILVAEDNPINQVTMRDQLQQLGCEVTLAPDGAEALAQWNIGPFDAVLTDVNMPRMNGYELASALRAQGVAVPIIGVTANALKDEEARCRAAGMSSWLVKPLKLSLLWSELRAQRAGSAEAGPPPSAPEAAAASAAASIAGACAAGAPPLVGKYREVFLQTMNEDLARLERALAAANVRDLKAVLHRMRGGFGAVQAMALYQQAEAAEARLGAGKRLSDPARGQVAALADALRAMLAAL; this comes from the coding sequence TTGAACATCGTCCTGTTCGCCATCCTGTCCCTGCTGCTGGTGCTGGGCGGCGTGCTTTATTGGGGCGGACAGCGCATCCTGCAGCAGGAAGAGGAAAAACTGCGCACCGACTTTACCGTGCTGGCGGGCTATATCCACGCCCACGAGACCGTGCTGCAGGGCCTGTATGCGCAGGGCCTGAACCCCGACGGGCGGCGGCTGGTGGCGTCGACGCGGGTCAGCGAGACCGCCGGCTTCGAGCGCGCGTCGTGGGCCTTCTACGACGGCCAGCACGCGATCGCGGCGATGCCGTTCTCGCTGCTATGCCAGAGCCCGGACGCGTGCCCTGTGGCCGGCGGCGTGTTCACCGGCATCGGCGATTACCTGTCGGATTTCTACGCCACGCGCTGGGCCGCGTCGGTGTATCCGGCGGCGCCGCTGTTCGTCATTTCCCCGAGCCAGCAGCTCAGCATGAGCGTGCCCGCGATCGCCACCATGTCCGGCTACGAGCCGCTGACCCGGCAGACCTTCCTGGCGGTGGTGGACGCGGTGCAGCGGGCGGGCGGGGCCTCCGACCCCGAGGACCGCTCGGACAGCGAGGGGCCGAGCGTCCTGTGGGTGCGCGACAAGCATCTGCCGGACGCGATGGTCGGCATGCTGCCGGTGATGCTGCCCCTGAACGCGCGCGGCGCCGAGCCCGCCACGCGGCGCAATGTCTACGCGGTGTCGCTGCTGAGCCGCGGTCGTGTCAGCATCTCCGAGCGAATCCGGCAGATGCCGCTGTTCGACCGCTTCTGGCTGGTGCGCCAGGGCGGCGAGGTGCTGCTGGGCGAGGGCGCGCCGCCGGTGATGGGGCCGGGTTTCCATTTCGGCCGCGACGGCCTGCTGCTGCGCATTGCCGACAAGAGCGGCCAGTGGACCGGCTACTACCAGCTGGCATACAGCGGCTTCTTTCGCGCCAACATGTGGTTGCCGGCCGCGGTGCTGCTGATGCTCGGCCTGGGGCTGGCGGCCGGCTGCGGCTACCTGTTCTGGTACAACCGGCGCGTCATCCATCCTGCCGAGACCGCCCATCTCGACATGGTCGAGAGCGAGGAATTCAACCGCACCGTGCTCGACACGGCGCCCGTGGCGCTGTGCGTGCTGTCGCGGCTGGAGGGCCGCATCGTGTTCGGCAATGCGCTGGCGGCGCAGTGGCTGGACATCGGCGTGGGCGAGCAGCTGCGCGATTCGGCCGAGACCAACAAGCTGCTGCGCCAGGTGCTGGGCGCGTCCGGCCCGGGCACCCTCGAGACCTTCCGCACCCATGACGGGCGCACGCTGTTCGTCGCCTTCGCGCCGACCCGCTACAAGAAGCAGGACGTGGTGCTGTGCGCCTTCGCCGACATCAGCGCGCGCGCCGAGATGGAGCAGACGCTGGCGCAGGCCAAGCAGCAGGCCGACCGCGCCAACGAGGCCAAGTCGACCTTCCTGGCCACCATGAGCCATGAAATCCGCACGCCCCTGTACGGCGTGCTGGGCACGCTGGAGGTGTTGTCGCTGACGCCGCTGAACGAGGCGCAGCGCCGCCACGTCGACCGCATCCAGGATTCCTCGGTGATCCTGCAGCAGCTCATCAGCGACATCCTCGACATCACCAAGATCGAATCGGGCCAGCTGGCGTTGCAGCGCGAGGGCTTCGACCCGCGCGAACTGGTCGAGAACTGCATCGCCTCGTACGCCGGCGTGGCCGAGCGCAAGGGGCTGGTGATCTACAGCGGCATCGACACGGCGACGCCGGCCTGGGTGATGGGCGACGGCGGCCGGATCCGGCAGATCCTCAACAACCTGGTCAACAACGCCATCAAGTTCACCGATTCCGGCCACGTGGTGGCGCGGCTGCGGGCCGACGCGCTGGAGGGCGGACGCGCGCGCCTGCACTTCCAGGTGGTCGACAGCGGCGTCGGCATCCGCGAGCAAGACCAGGCGTGCCTGTTCGAGCCGTTCTACCAGATCGACGGCGGCTCGCACCTGGTGCGGGGCGCGGGTATCGGCCTGTCGATCTGCGCGCGGCTGGCGGCCTTGATGGGGACCGCCATCCAGGTGACCAGCGAGCCGGGGCTGGGCAGCAGTTTCTCCATCGCCATCGAGCTGGACCTGGCCGAGGCGCCGCCGGGGCCGTCGCCACGGCTGCACGGGCTGCGCGTCTACGTGCGCAGCGCGCGCCGGGCGCTGAGCGTGAACCTGTGCGAATGGCTGGAGCATTGGGGCGCGCAGGCAAGCGTGGCCCCGGCCTCCCTATCGCCGGTCGAGGCAGGCGAGCGCGTGCTGCTCGACGTGCAGATCGGCGGCGATGCGGCCGCGCCCATCGAGTGGGACGGACCGGTGGTGGTGGCGGGCGGCCAGGACGAGGCCGGCACGGCATTGCATCGCGCCGACCGGCACTACCTGAACAGCATCGGCTTCGCGCTGGAGCGCTGGGCCAGCGGCGACGCCGCCGTCGCCACCCGGCAGGCCGCCGCGCCGCACTACGCGCCGCTGAACCTGCGGATCCTGGTGGCCGAGGACAACCCGATCAACCAGGTGACGATGCGCGACCAGCTGCAGCAGCTGGGGTGCGAGGTGACGCTCGCGCCGGATGGAGCCGAAGCGCTGGCGCAATGGAACATCGGGCCGTTCGATGCGGTGCTGACCGACGTCAACATGCCGCGCATGAACGGCTACGAGCTGGCCAGCGCGTTGCGGGCGCAGGGCGTGGCGGTGCCGATCATCGGGGTCACGGCCAATGCGCTGAAAGACGAGGAAGCCCGCTGCAGGGCCGCGGGCATGAGCAGCTGGCTGGTCAAGCCGCTCAAGCTGAGCCTGTTGTGGAGCGAGCTGCGCGCGCAACGCGCTGGGAGCGCCGAGGCGGGGCCGCCGCCATCGGCCCCGGAAGCGGCGGCCGCGTCCGCCGCCGCGTCCATCGCCGGCGCCTGCGCCGCCGGGGCGCCGCCGCTCGTGGGCAAGTATCGCGAGGTCTTCCTGCAGACCATGAACGAGGACCTGGCGCGGCTGGAGCGGGCGCTGGCCGCCGCCAACGTGCGCGACCTGAAAGCGGTGCTGCACCGGATGCGAGGCGGGTTCGGCGCGGTCCAGGCGATGGCGCTGTACCAGCAGGCCGAGGCCGCGGAAGCGCGGCTGGGCGCCGGCAAACGGCTGAGCGATCCGGCGCGCGGGCAGGTGGCGGCGCTGGCCGATGCGTTGCGCGCGATGCTGGCGGCGTTGTGA
- a CDS encoding TetR/AcrR family transcriptional regulator produces the protein MTDHSAGESARQASPRTKPPEVRLDELMGAAQALFLEKGVDATTISEITEAAGVAKGTFYVYFPSKHEMLQALAERYVREFVAQLEGAIAACEPDDWIGKLRAWVQANVATYLRTYRVHDIVFTHQHHHAREGHTGNDVVRQLHGILQAGAEAGAWRVDNPRMMSLLIYAGVHCATDDAILSKLPDSTDFARGVADAYLRMLGVAV, from the coding sequence ATGACCGACCATTCCGCAGGCGAATCCGCGCGCCAGGCGTCGCCTCGCACCAAGCCGCCGGAGGTGCGGCTGGACGAATTGATGGGCGCGGCGCAGGCGCTGTTCCTGGAAAAAGGGGTCGACGCCACCACCATCAGCGAGATCACGGAGGCGGCGGGCGTGGCCAAGGGCACGTTCTATGTCTACTTTCCGTCCAAGCACGAAATGCTGCAGGCGCTGGCCGAGCGCTACGTGCGCGAGTTCGTCGCGCAACTGGAAGGCGCGATCGCGGCCTGCGAGCCAGATGACTGGATCGGCAAGCTGCGCGCCTGGGTGCAGGCCAACGTCGCGACCTATCTGCGCACCTATCGGGTGCACGACATCGTTTTCACGCATCAGCATCACCATGCGCGCGAAGGGCATACCGGCAACGACGTGGTCAGGCAGCTGCACGGCATCCTGCAGGCCGGGGCCGAGGCCGGCGCCTGGCGCGTGGACAATCCGCGCATGATGTCGCTGCTGATCTATGCCGGCGTGCACTGCGCCACCGACGACGCGATCCTGTCGAAGCTGCCGGACTCCACCGACTTCGCGCGCGGCGTTGCCGACGCCTATCTGCGCATGCTCGGCGTGGCCGTGTAG
- the acpA gene encoding acid phosphatase: MSEKEKSANAQAAATSTAADHADAGTPVRATRRGFLTGIAALGASAAAMGALSGCSGDGDDDDNNTPAAPAPDLTTQLRKNVKTLVVIFAENRSFNNLFSNFPGVEKPLSALTAADYTQKDRDGTTLSVLPPVWGGMVPTSQQANHVTYQVAENAPYMNNLPNAPFDLRGPQGEPLPQGVVTRDLWHVFYQNQMQINGGKNDRFVAWADSGALVMGRYSDSAYNLRLWKLAQEFVLCDNFFQGAFGGSFLNHQYLVAGRPPFYPDLANASINVRGQIAQLQSADPTDPNLQPKPASPASALTGAPQFGASALTPDGYGVNTMGPPYWPAFSRDAANPTQADPTSVYMLPQTHNNIGDLMTAKGLDWAWYAGGWQAAIDSTASTGFPSSPNFQAHHQPFNYFQSTGPGTAARTAHLRDGGLGDLSSTNKFLADAEAGKLPPLTFYKPQGNLNMHAGYADVDSGDRHIAHIVDSLRKSAQWDNMVVVITVDENGGWWDHVAPPKGDRWGPGTRIPALVVSPFAKKGTVDHTIYDTGSILRLATRLFDLPTLDGLKARDDAMTARGQKPMGDLTNALTFSA; this comes from the coding sequence ATGTCTGAAAAAGAAAAGAGCGCGAACGCGCAGGCTGCCGCGACGTCGACGGCCGCCGATCACGCTGATGCCGGCACTCCCGTCCGCGCCACCCGCCGGGGCTTCCTGACCGGTATCGCCGCGCTCGGCGCGAGCGCCGCCGCCATGGGCGCGCTGTCCGGCTGTTCCGGCGACGGCGATGACGACGACAACAACACCCCGGCCGCGCCCGCGCCGGACCTCACGACGCAGCTGCGCAAGAACGTCAAGACGCTGGTCGTGATCTTCGCGGAAAACCGCAGCTTCAACAACCTGTTCTCGAACTTCCCCGGCGTGGAAAAGCCGCTGTCCGCGCTGACCGCCGCCGACTACACGCAGAAGGACCGCGACGGCACGACGCTGTCGGTGCTGCCGCCGGTGTGGGGCGGCATGGTCCCGACCTCGCAACAGGCCAACCACGTCACCTACCAGGTCGCCGAGAACGCGCCCTACATGAACAACCTGCCCAACGCGCCGTTCGACCTGCGCGGCCCGCAAGGCGAGCCGCTGCCGCAAGGCGTGGTCACGCGCGACCTGTGGCACGTGTTCTACCAGAACCAGATGCAGATCAACGGCGGCAAGAACGACCGCTTCGTCGCCTGGGCCGACTCCGGCGCGCTGGTCATGGGCCGCTACAGCGACTCCGCCTACAACCTGCGCCTGTGGAAGCTGGCCCAGGAATTCGTGCTGTGCGACAACTTCTTCCAGGGCGCGTTCGGCGGTTCGTTCCTGAACCACCAATACCTGGTCGCCGGCCGTCCGCCGTTCTACCCGGACCTGGCCAACGCCTCGATCAACGTGCGCGGCCAGATCGCCCAGCTGCAAAGCGCCGATCCGACCGACCCCAACCTGCAACCCAAGCCGGCCTCGCCGGCCAGCGCGCTCACCGGCGCGCCGCAGTTCGGCGCCAGCGCCCTGACGCCGGACGGCTATGGCGTGAACACCATGGGCCCTCCGTACTGGCCCGCGTTCTCGCGCGATGCCGCCAACCCGACCCAGGCCGATCCGACCTCGGTGTACATGCTGCCGCAGACGCACAACAACATCGGCGACCTGATGACCGCCAAGGGCCTGGACTGGGCCTGGTACGCGGGCGGCTGGCAGGCGGCGATCGACTCGACCGCCAGCACCGGCTTCCCGTCGTCGCCCAACTTCCAGGCGCACCACCAGCCCTTCAACTACTTCCAGAGCACCGGTCCCGGCACCGCCGCGCGCACCGCGCACCTGCGTGACGGCGGCCTCGGCGATCTGTCGTCGACCAACAAGTTCCTGGCCGACGCCGAAGCCGGCAAGCTGCCCCCGCTGACGTTCTACAAGCCGCAGGGCAACCTGAACATGCACGCGGGCTACGCCGACGTCGATTCCGGCGACCGCCACATCGCCCACATCGTCGACAGCCTGCGCAAGAGCGCGCAGTGGGACAACATGGTGGTCGTGATCACCGTGGACGAGAACGGCGGCTGGTGGGACCACGTGGCGCCGCCCAAGGGCGACCGCTGGGGCCCCGGCACGCGCATTCCCGCGCTGGTGGTGTCGCCCTTCGCCAAGAAGGGCACCGTCGACCACACCATCTACGACACCGGCTCGATCCTGCGCCTGGCCACCCGCCTGTTCGACCTGCCGACGCTCGACGGCCTGAAGGCGCGCGACGACGCCATGACCGCGCGCGGCCAGAAGCCGATGGGCGACCTGACCAACGCGCTGACCTTCAGCGCCTGA